In one window of Meiothermus sp. DNA:
- a CDS encoding DUF4388 domain-containing protein, whose translation MEGTFELLGPIEILQLLSQAGQTGVFKVPGGEVYLERGQPVHAQYKGKTGKDGLLEILALSEGKFRYLKGERARQSSLLGSLDNYLLEAIRFLDARLDLSPFDQVHLADANRTTHLTLSPDEFELLRHMSKPISLFDLATISGISSDEVQLNISRLARLGLVQITARTPRTVRLVVGRLEGSSTARLDTQLLRAWRSHYGPFSQVEVRTEERILQMPVEARSNTGPQLLLSSDALFFYNLRVGQEVLVWPSL comes from the coding sequence ATGGAAGGTACATTCGAGCTTCTGGGCCCCATTGAAATCCTGCAACTTCTCTCGCAGGCCGGTCAAACGGGGGTGTTCAAGGTGCCGGGGGGCGAGGTGTACCTCGAGCGCGGCCAGCCGGTGCACGCCCAGTACAAGGGCAAAACAGGCAAGGACGGGCTCTTGGAGATTCTGGCTCTGAGCGAAGGCAAATTTCGCTACCTGAAGGGCGAGCGTGCCAGGCAGTCGAGCCTGCTGGGTTCCCTGGATAACTACCTGCTCGAGGCCATCCGCTTCCTGGATGCCCGCCTCGACCTGAGCCCCTTCGACCAAGTGCATCTGGCCGATGCCAACCGCACCACCCACCTCACCCTTTCGCCCGACGAGTTCGAGTTGCTCCGGCACATGAGCAAGCCCATCAGCCTCTTTGACCTTGCGACCATTAGCGGCATTTCCAGTGATGAGGTTCAGCTCAACATCAGCCGGTTGGCCCGGCTGGGGCTGGTGCAGATCACCGCCCGCACCCCGCGCACGGTGCGCCTGGTAGTAGGCCGCCTGGAGGGCTCGAGCACAGCCCGCCTCGATACCCAGCTCCTCCGGGCCTGGCGCAGCCACTACGGCCCCTTCAGCCAGGTTGAGGTGCGCACCGAAGAACGCATCCTGCAAATGCCCGTCGAGGCCAGAAGCAATACCGGACCACAACTGCTGCTCTCCTCCGATGCCCTGTTCTTCTACAACCTGCGGGTAGGACAGGAGGTGCTGGTCTGGCCATCCCTGTAA